DNA sequence from the Mangifera indica cultivar Alphonso chromosome 18, CATAS_Mindica_2.1, whole genome shotgun sequence genome:
ATATtattaaatactattttattattaattcaaaattattcaatcatatggtgatatattattattaagagtaGTGGTATATACACAACTTTTGTACACAAACAATgacgtgttatcatatgattgaatagttaaaaattaaagataaaacaacatctaaTCATACAGTGACACatctttatttgtatataaaaattatatatataattttattatattattaatacacaaattagtattaattataagtatacataatataattCCATTCAAGTAAGACATCAATCAAAATCAGTGCAgtaattctaaattttcatGAACTATGAGGGTTGCACTAGAAGTAAAAGGAATTATTATGGACATAAGTAAATCATAGGGGAATTAAAAAATAACGAGCTTCTGAGGGGGCTAAGTGAACGACCAACTATTTTTGGACTAACCTTGTGGCCAACAAAATGCACATTGACGAAATACCGCCCGCATTCAGCCCTTTTATGAAAATTCTAGCCAACTTTCCATTTAAATTTTGGTTGCAATTCCAACAAAACACCACCCTCATTCAACCTCTACACTTGAAAACGTGATTAtcctaagtttattttaatttatttttcgtTGTCATTAGAGTTCATCAGAGCCGTTATATTTTGTCGTCAACATCAAGCTTGAATTTGTGCTTTCCAAGTAAATATCAGcaaaataatggaaaaaatataagatCTTACCATTTTGTCAGTAAGTTAATGCTTAAAAACATCTggttaattttgatattatgagtttatatttggaagtttgagttttagggtttataattgaaaatcatgATTTTGGGATTATTTAGTcgattaaaattagaatttgtttATGATAAATACAATTAAGAGTGTTATTTGAGTAGATTGAATGAAATTAGAGTTGATGCATTGACACTAAGCTCTGAAGAATGTTCAGAGTTTAAGGtctaaaatttagggtttaagatattaaaactaaacttCGAATAATGTTTAGAGTTTAAGGTATTGACACTAAACTTTGAAGAATGTATCACCCAAAACATTAAATGTACACCgtctttaattataaatttttttcacatatCTCTCCTTTTAATATGCAGAGTAGAATTGAGGGTGCatgtgttaaaattaaaagctaaGAGGCTAAACAATTTGTTACGAAGATGTTTAGACCCAGATCTAAGAGATGATGCTAAACTATTTGGCAAAAATCTCAAACTTCCAATTAGGAAGTTTAAGAAGGTAGGAAGTTCAAAAAATTACCAAATATATAACACTTTTCATCTTATTTAACATATATGTGCATGGtaattttcttgtcaaaatatataataaataatcacgttcctttattttggttttttattctactcaattttttttaataaaattaatataattatttataaataataaaaattcaaagagAAGGATTATATATCCGATGGCTTTccaccaataaaaaaaaaaagtacttgGACAGCGGTATGCGTTTAATACTTTAGGCGACTCATTTAAATGCACTATTAAGATCATAAATGTACCACCCAAACTTTTATTGTATACCGTCTTCAATTCATGCATCactcaaacatttattatttccATTTCTTGGAAAACCATCAAATATATTACATTTTCCACCTTATTTAACATCTATGTgcattgtaatttttttgttgaaaaatataatgtaCACAAAAAATAGATAAGaccaatatatatacatacatagagagagagagagagagagagagagagagagagtgttaACAaccaaattgtgtataaaatagaagaatcaaagtATTGCTGCACGtcggtggattttccaccacatgccgcaaatttggaaaatattgtGGGAAGGTAATAAATATGGAGGCTGCAAAATTGGTGTGAATACATTAGAAGAACATCTTCCCTATAAATGCCACCCTCCCTTTTGTAATTTGATCGAtccagaaaatataaaaatctctTCCTCTCCTCGCAATCATTCACCTTTCTCTCAattctttctttcactttaattatctttcatattatttaattagatttaaaatacattattaacacgatcaattcaaatatatcataattttttcattatatcattatgtTGCTTATAGATTATAAATATCGATATCTCAATTATGATGTCctagttatcttttaatttctgttatacttctatttaatttttccattataattgtatcttattTACAACCCgaaatttacaaaatcatgaatctaaACCTGAAATccgaaatatcataaatttggacctgaagtcctgaatatcatttacaacttgaagtttacaaaattataactCTGGACCTGGAGTTCTAAAAACCTTGAATCTAGACCTAAACTctagaatatcataaatctagaTCTGAAGTccttaatattatttgtaacttgaagttttaaaattatgaatctggacttacagtcctgaatatcataaatctatatctgaaatcttgaatatcatttataacctgaaatttacaaaatcataaatttggatCTGAAGTCATGAATTTCatttgtaacctaaagtttacaaaaaccatgaatttgaactagaagtcttgaatattatttgaatatttatttttattatagtaattgtattccatttatttgaatatttatttatttaaattctttatttttattatgataattatatccaatTTGTAAtctaaagtttgtaaaattgtgacaatatatatatgagctcgaagtcccaagttttacgatttgtaacctaaagtttgtatatatatatatatatatatggggtcAGAAGTcctaagtttcatcaaagtctatatttTATACTAACTATATCATATTTGCAACCTGAAGATtgcataaattgtgaaaaatatgaacctgaagtccaaaatataatcagaatatatattataatattctgaatattaattacaaaaccaaaagttttgtaaatatgagataatatatgaatctgaagcttccaaaaattaatcccaatatttctccgataaaatcaactattttataaatatgaaataatatttgaacttaaagtttcaaagattaattcatatatattatctacaaaaccagaagttttgtaaatttaacaatagttgaacctgaagttcttaaaattagatggataatattaaatgagttttttaTAACTCTTCACCTTTGAATATATGAGCcttgaaaaattgtttaaataaaatgtcctagAATGACAAATACAAAGCCATTATTTTTCAGTGTCATATCCCTGAAGAATTGCAAACTGAAATATTGATATAAcgataaatctattaaatttgtagagaaatttgaaagatagatttgaacatcagattcaataatactcatAATACctctataatttagtataactctgagatattcagaatcttttcctgaatgtggaaaataaaatattctctatattttattttatgtttctaTAGTAGCAATATTGGgaaaagaaattctaaattaatattttcttattaatgaaaaaccatcaaacttgccctataaatattacatcattCTTGGAAGTGAATGCAATTTATCATGGGTGTGAGTAATATcatgaatgaaataatttttaattcgaAAATggttataatacaaaatatcaatCATACTACCAGAAGTAGACTAAgactgaaataaaataaattataatgcaaagtaaactacaaaacaataaGTGTGGTTCTAAATGTCATTGGTAGTGTACCTGTAGTACACACTAACAGTGGGTGGATATATATTAAGCAcctataataattaaattttgataagttAGATCCTGTTGATCTAATGAATTTTAATGTTTCAAAAcctctttcaaaaataaaggTCATTTGAATGGTGATAGGGATGCCCaagatttttgtaattaaatccatcatatatatttattttggagtcatgaatattattttatattttattatcatattctcttcctttcaatattttgtgtatgttatgactaaaataatttttaaacaaaaggaaatagactccaaaattgaagcgttgacttcaaaaacTGATGAGAGAtacatgtgtttggtggatagtgcaacaatacacacaattctcaaggaaaataattttttcttaactttagtaTTGATTGAagttaaagtaaatattatatcaagattaatcaatttgattaaaGGCTCCAAAAGAGctacaattttgttaaaaaatgggaccaaattaagcatcaatgatgcattatattcaaatagatccagaaaaaatctacttagttttaaagatgtaagaaaaaatagttatcatattgaaactaTGAGTGAAAATAGTgtagaattcatctgtataagtAGTAATGCCTCCAGAAGAAggtttatactagaaaaattatttgttttatcatctgaattgtattatacaatcataaagacaattgaaactTACATAGTAGCGAACTAAAAATTCTTtaatccaaaagcatttatacTTTGGCATGCTAGTTTAGGCTACCTAGGATATACGATGATACGTAAGATTATCGAAAATTCATATAGACATACattaaagaattataaaattttattgtccaatgAAAAATTCTACACCACTTATTCTCAAGGTAAATTAGTAGtaagaccatctccctccaaaattggagtttaattttcattattcttaCAAAGGATTCAAAGGGACATATGTGGatccattcatccaccaagtgggtcattttgttattttatggtcttaattgatacATTTGCACCATaatctcatgtttgtttattgtctacTCGAAATGTtacatttgctaaactgttagcacaaattataaaattcaatgcacatttcacagattattcgatcaagtcaatatgattagataatgctagtgaatttatatccaaaatatttgatgattattgcatgtctatggggattgaggttgaacatcacATCCTGCATGTCCACACACATAATAGATTAACTGAGTCTTTTATCAAACGACTTCAGGTAATTACACATACCTTATTACTAAAaggtcaattacctacttctatgtgaggacatgttatattacatattGTAGCATTAATTTGCTTGCAACCttctttttatcatcaatattctcctctACAATTAGTCATTGACCACCAACCTGATagatctcatttgagaatatttagtTGTGTTATATATATCCTTATTGTGTCTCCTTAACGCATAAAAATAGGACTCCAACATCgtttgagaatttatattggatataattcaccattcATTATCAGGTATCTaaaaccattaacaggtgatctttttactgtaCGATTTACAGattatcactttgatgagacaacattcccatcattaagggaaaagaaaattaaagcttATTTGCataaacttacttggtatgtacctaccatgtttCATTTATATTCTTACACATTTCAAAGTGAAATTAAAGTACAGATGATagtgcgtttacaaattattgcaaaccaaatgtctgatgcatttgtagaaatgacaaaagtgacaagatcacatgtttcAGTTGCTAATGAACCAataagaattaatgtgactacTGAACAGTCAATTTGAGCAGTGACTAATCAATCTACTATATGTCaaaagcgtggtagacctgttaGATTGAAAGACATTgtttctcaaaaaagaaaggtaaataataaaactaatatcaattatgatgatcttaaaatgaatgaaaaatttacACTCtcaaatattcctccagaaaAGGTTAAAGTCCctaaagagactcaagcccctgaaaTGGTATAACTCCTTGAAATGGTataaaatcctgaagaacaggaaaatcataatattaaaatatctttaaattatactCATACACGAGAGATGTGAAACTGTGAAATAGTtacaattgattatatattctcatttgcagtagctattagaattatgaatgataataattttgaaacacGAATTGTGGCTAAGTGCAAATAaggacatgattggcctaagtGAGAAGAAGCAATTCgagcagaattagcttctctagcaaaatgtcaagtgtttgggcctgtagttctAACATCTCAAGACGTataacccgttggatataaatgggtatttgtgagaaaaagaaatgagaaaaatgaaattgctagatataaagtctAGCAATTTCATCAATTGTACCATATacacctgtgatggatataatcacattcagttatttaatcagtttaatagtCTCTGAAAGACTGGATATGTGTCTAATGGTAGtagttactatttatttatatgaaaacttagatattgaaatttatataaaactcccTGAAAGATATAAATTGTCTAAAGTAAAAAATGTCAATTCAAAagacatgtactcaattaaattacaaagatcattgtacggattaaaacaatttagACATATATAGTACAATTACCTcagtaaatatttgaaaaaaatgagcTATGTGAATGACCATTTATGTCTATGTgtttttatcaaaaggtcaaaattaagatttaccATTATAGCAGTTCatattgatgatatgaatttaattaggatCCTTGAAGAACTCAAAAAAACTactgaatatatgaaaaaagaattaaaatgaagaatttggaaaaaacaaaatattgtctcagtCTACAGatcaaacacaattcaaatggaatacttatccattaataagcatatattgaaaaattattaaaatattttaatatggataagacatATCCTTTAAGCACTCCAATGGTTATTCGGTCTTTTGATCCAAAAATGAATCTATTTCATcctaaaaaagaagatgaaaagatatttaATCCTGAAATACTGTattttaatgtcattggagctttattatatttggcctaaTGTACTTGATCGaatatatccttcgcagttaatttatttatccaatTTAGCTCTATACCAACTTATCGTCACTAGAATAGgatcaaacatatacttcgttacctatgtgaaactagagatttgagattattctattctgtcaaatctcctaagaatcctagtttggttggatatgcaaatgttggttatctttctaaCCCGTATAAAGCCTATTTATGTAcgagatatgttttcacttataatgacacagtaATATCCTAGTGCTCTACCAAACAGACTTTGGTTGCAATgtcttcaaatcatttagaGATTCTAGCTCTTCATGAAGGCAGCCGAGAATGCATATAGTTACGGTCTATCATCTATCATATCCGAAATATATGCAGTCTTTCTTCTACAAAAAACACTTCTTTCATATTATAAGAAGATAATGCAATATGTAttacccaaattagaggtggatacatcaaaggagacaaaaccaaacatatctcaccaaaaTTCTTTTGCACTCATGAGCTCTGGCAAAGTAGAAAAATTAATGTCAAGCAAATAAAATCCAATGAGAGTATTGCAAATTTATTTACCAAGACACTATTGACATCAACATTtaagaagttagtgtataacatcggtatgcggtGACTTATCAGGAGGAGCATTAATCAGGGGGAGCATTTATCagataaatttttgaagtttatcataTATTGGACAAAATGCGCACtatactcttttttccttcactaggttttttCCTATTGGGTTTTtctaataagatttttaatgagaCAGTTTAAGCACGTTCAACACCAACTTACagaacattaaataattatattattttgttttgctttttatCCCATTGAGTTTTTCCTTAGTAAGGttaatatacttatttataagtGGTGAAAATCTAACGAAAAGTGTTGCATGTCTgatggattttccaccacatgttgcaaatttggaaaatattatGGGAAGGCAATAAAATGGAGGCTAGAAAATTGGTGTGAATACATTTAATATGGAGGCTAGTAGAAGAACATTTTCCCTATAAATACCACCCTCCCTTTTGTAATTTGAACGATctagaatttataaaaatctcTTTCTCTCCTCTCAATTACTCACCTTTCTCtgaattctttctttcatttcaattatctttcatattatttaattagtttataacacgttatcaatACGATCAATTCAggtatatcataattttttcattatatcattatgtTGCTTATAgattataaatacggatatctCAGTTATGATATCTCAGTATCTTATTTGTAACccgaagtttgtaaaatcataaaTCTGGACCTAAAGTCcggaatatcataaatttgaacttgaagtttGGAATATCAtttgcaacttgaagtttgCAAAATTATTGAATCTAGACCTAAAGtatgaaatatcataaatctagaCCCGAAgtcctaaatattatttgtaacttaaagtttcaaaattatgaatctggacttacaatcctgaatatcatgaatctcgatctgaaatcttgaatattatttgtaattcaaagtttataaaatcataaatttggatctgaagtcataaatttcatttgtaacttaaagtttacaaaaaccaTGAATCTAGACCAGAACtcctaaatattatttgaatatttatttttattatagtaattatatgctattaatttgaatatttatttatttgaatctttattaatttgaattctttatttttattatgataattatatccgATTTGTAATctgaaatttgtaaaattgtgacaataattatatgggcccgaagtcccaagttttacgatttgcaaagtttgcataaattataaaaaatataaacttgaagtccaaaatataattagaatacatattataatattttgaatactaattacaaaatcagaagttttgtaaatataagataatatatgaacctaAGGCTTCcaaaaattaatccaaaaattATCTTTCATATTGTTTAGTTAGATTTATAACAAGTATGATGGGAAGAAAGATTTTCTTATTGCTCTTacgtttaaaaaataaaagggtcTAAAGTGGAGGGGTGGTGGTGGGTTACTTACAGAATTTCGCCACATGTCTCTccttttaattatatgaaaaggTAAATTTCTTCGCGTGTAGAAAATCTATTATTTGTAACATGAATAATAGTGGAGAACATTCATTGATAGGAGTAAATTATTTAAACGAGGCACATTATTAGACTATTTTTTTACTAGGATTATCCCATTGGATTTTTTTAATacgatttttaataattatattttttattttattataaataatgactTTTCTtcaggcaaaaaaaaaaaaattactttttaatcttaaaaggaaaataggTAGGACGCAAATTCTGTAAATTGCCCCTACCCCACTTTCATTTATGGGTACAcacccccttttttttttttttttgagaagttaagaaaattaagaaaaatttcccCATAAAATTCCGTACTTTGATCATGTATATTacaattatcttttaattactCAGACTAGACAAGACCAATACACAAATCATTATTAGATGAGACCAACATATCACACCATTTATATaccaatataataaaatctgaTTACCTTATCTaatcatatttattagatatatgtatgattaaattttattgaataagaGTATCATAGGTGAAGTAACAAAGTTGATCTCccctaaaattttctctttatattacaacacaaaaatattttttatgagtatctcattatataaaaataaattaggtgaaataaatatgtttaaattttaatctcatatgaaattaaaataataataaatttatagataCTCGTAGTCAATTAAACATcatatgatgtgtcatcatatatagtataaaatatcattacatGATGTATAATATGATCATCTCActtaaacaacaataaaattgtatatataaataataatatgttatcatatggttgaatattgttttatttttactataaaactACCcattttataagatatattaaatagtCATATTCCTCCACTTTGGTCTTTTATTCCACTGagtttttcattagcaaagttaatataattgtttgtaagtgatgaaaatctaaaaggaaatgtttttatatttggtggctttccaccaaatgaaaacaataaatgttTGGgcaacatattaattaaaaacagtGTGCATTTAATACTCTGGGTGACACATTTAAATGCATTATCAAAGTCATAATTGTGTCGCCCAAAACATTAAATGTACACAGTCTTTAATTTATATGCCACccaaatatttattgttttcatttggtgaaaaatcatcaaatatACAACACTTTCATTTGGTGGTGAAAACAATAAATGTTTGGGcagtatattaattaaaagtagtGTGCATTTAATACTCTGGGTGACACATTTAAATGCATTATCAAAGTTATAATTGTGTCACCCAAAACATTAAATATGTACGGTCTTTAATTTATACGTCACCCAAatgtttattgttttcatttggTGGAAAGTCATTGAATATACAACACTTTCCACCTTAGTTAACATATAGCATTGTAATTTTCTTGTTAAACATACATTAAATAATCACattcttttattttagtttttcatcCCATTTCTTtaatagaattaatataattatttgtaagtgtTATATTTCCGATAGCTTTCCACcaaatgataatgataaaaaagattGGATATCACATTAATTAAGAGTGGTGTGCATTTAATACTTTAAGTGACACATTTAAATGCATTGTCAATGTCATAAATGTGccatcaaaatattaaatgtaCACTGTCTTTATTAATTAACGCAGCATccaaacattattattttcatacacagaaaaccataaaatatataaacacttTCCATCTTATTATTTGCATTGcaattttcttgttaaaatatatgatgtatacaaaaaatagataaggccatcattttattttatgatatctaatatttattttaagttttattcatctaagttttattaattagatattttggaaataaatgtaataagtatgattaaattttattcaataactAAGTATCCTAGATGATGTAATAAAAGCTGATCTCACctaaaattttctgtttatttCCCTAagattttttacataaatatctcattgtataaaaaatcttaggtgaaataaatatattttaattttaatttcatacaaaataaaaaataataataataaaaacatatatattataaaatatcaataaatgatACAATATGCTCGTCAAACTTTAAACAAACCTATCACATCATCTGATAAAATcttattacataaatatttatttaatttcaattaaaataaatacatatatgaaataattttattatataaatgtataaataatgtaatCCCACTTGTGTATTGAATCTTAAATGTACATCTAAGAAGGAAAACATAAATTCTGGTACTTCactaaaattaagaagaaaatgaaagaggaGGCATCAAAAGGGCTAGAAGGACTTACCTGCTTCTTTGTCTAGTAAAAGGATTACAATGTAAActcataattatttaacaacTAAAATACCCTAAAACCATATTACTTCTTCACAGGACCAACATTTTTATCTTCaagaatatttaatttcttactTGAATTAGAATGTTCCTTCCAGATTGAATCAATCATACTGACAAACGAAACCCCAAATTCTAAGCATAGATGCAGCTACCATAACCTGCATAAATGAGCCAAAACACCCTGTTTTACTTCCCATTCTCAACATAAACATGATGAATAATAAAAGTctagtgtttttaaaatcggatcgaTGATTATCTTACTAAATTGATCATCTTACTAATTTACAGTTTAACTGATTCAATctattatgaaattattatatattttatgaatagtattaaacatttataatattttttacgtATAACATttgaaacatttaaaatataattttaaatatattaattaaataattgacttcaattacatagataaaagaaaaaattcaattataaattattggttttaaatagttttttctaGTACAATGAATTTATTGagtttaagtaaattttaaataagttaatatttatatatatatcaaatcaaactataaaattaaatcatactTTAAAGTGGGGCATGGGCtggttttaaaaatactaaataaaattatatgtatacatttttaaatacacaattaagtataaaattaatttatcatcatataattatatgattttgaattataaataaaataacatccaaataaattaaacaataacacATAATTTCTCTACCCAATTGTGAGCCCATGCCCAAACAGAATGTGAATATATGTTCAACTTACTTGGATCTGTGACGACAACAAGAGCAGAGTTCCTGAAGTCACAATTCCAGTGGTTCCGTCCATAAGCTTGGTAGTAGAGATTCATGGCGATGGAGGCGTGGTTCATCAGATTATCAGGGGAACTGCACGGGCAACCTTTCTGCAAAGTCCAGCAGTCCACATGAGCGCATGCGTAATTGATATTTGCTAGAAGAGCGGCCTGGTCCGACGAAGGCTTCGCCACACACCATGTTTTCTgctattcaaattattttcagaTTCATTGATAACCTTTTTCTTAGGGTTAATAAGTTTGATTTTACCTGCTGCTGTTGCCGTCCATTAGTCCCGTTAGTCGTCGCTAAAGTTCCTCCTAACacaattcaaagaaatttaaattataagtaCATTCTGAATACCAGCAAAAGgtaaaaaaacagaaaaggaGGGAAAGAGTACGGATAAAAGCAACTTTTGATGAAATCACAGAGAAGAAAGAGGTAACAATGTACCTGTAATGGAAGacaaagaggagaagaagaagaagaagaagaaaaggaagaaaaaagcTGATGATTTGGGCATTGTTGAAGTGGCGATGATGAATGAAACTGAGGTGGGATATAAAGGGAGGGGAAAGGGTTGATGCA
Encoded proteins:
- the LOC123201812 gene encoding glucan endo-1,3-beta-D-glucosidase is translated as MPKSSAFFFLFFFFFFFSSLSSITGGTLATTNGTNGRQQQQKTWCVAKPSSDQAALLANINYACAHVDCWTLQKGCPCSSPDNLMNHASIAMNLYYQAYGRNHWNCDFRNSALVVVTDPSYGSCIYA